A single Dasypus novemcinctus isolate mDasNov1 chromosome 4, mDasNov1.1.hap2, whole genome shotgun sequence DNA region contains:
- the SON gene encoding protein SON isoform X3, with product MATNIEQIFRSFVVSKFREIQQELSSGRSEGQLNGETNTPIEGNQAGDAAASARNLPNEEIVQKIEEVLSGVLDTELRYKPDLKEASRKSKCVSVQTDPTDEIPTKKSKKHKKHKNKKKKKKKEKEKKYKKQPEDSESKPKSHHDGNIDLESDSFLKFDSEPSAMALEHPVRAFDLPEISESPAFMLEPPAIAMVVSEPHIFETLNPATKTADLSVASTSVISEHSDESVAVTLEPSMTKILDSFPTAPVPATAAVLKSSEPIVTSVDYQMKAVLKPLESTSPETSKMLVEPPVAKVLEPSETFVVSSETSTEVHPEPSTSTAVGFPESSVTEVLRLPEQPVEVPPEIADSSMTRPQELLELPQTTALEVPESSVASAMELPGPPSTSMLELQGPPVTPVLELPGPSATLVPELPGAPSTPVPELPGPPATAVPELPGPSVTPVPQLPQELPGLPSPSMGLEPPQEVPEPPVMAQELPVLPVVTAAVELPGQPAVTVAMELTEQPVTTTELEQPLGMTAVEHPGQPEVTTASGLLGQPEATMVLELPGQPVATTALELPGQPSVTGVLELPGLPSATRALELSGQPVATGALELPGQLMAAGALEYSGQSGAAGALELLGQPLATGVLELPGQPGAPELPGQPVATVALEISVQSVVTTSELSTMTVSQSLEVPSTTALESYNTVAQELPTTLVGETSVTVGVDPLMAQESHMLASNTMETHMLASNTMDSQMLASNTMDSQMLASNTMDSQMLASSTMDSQMLASSTMDSQMLASSSMDSQMLATSTMDSQMLATSSMDSQMLATSSMDSQMLATSSMDSQMLATSSMDSQMLATSTMDSQMLATSTMDSQMLATSSMDSQMLASGTMDSQMLASGTMDAQMLASGTMDAQMLASSSQDSAMLGSKSPDPYRLAQDPYRLAQDAYRLGHDPYRLGHDAYRLGQDPYRLGHDPYRLTPDPYRMSPRPYRIAPRSYRIAPRPYRLAPRPLMLASRRSMMMSYAAERSMMSSYERSMMSYERSMMSPMAERSMMSAYERSMMSAYERSMMSPMAERSMMSAYERSMMSAYERSMMSPMADRSMMSMGADRSMMSSYSAADRSMMSSYSAADRSMMSSYTADRSMMSMAADSYTDSYTDTYTEAYMVPPLPPEEPPTMPPLPPEEPPMTPPLPPEEPPEGPALPTEQSALATENTWPTEVPALPPEESVTLPEPPVSQSESSEPSVVPANYSVSTSEPSMLVSEATVAVPEPPLEPESSVILAESAVVPEEREIVLETPMSETPIMSAETTMLPSDPPIMSEMAEPLDSMQASGQAVSQLTISLQEPAVAIPEPVQSTVEQPATAISEPPVVVALEPPALAVPEPPAVAALVPPVVAVSESPEPPAGAVPEIPAVALLEPRAMAESERVIVPVVSALEPPTLHILEPAVSVLQPAMIVSEPSVSVQESTVTISEPAVTVSKQIQIISTEMVLESTPMILESSVMATSHIIRGVNLISGHPNLAPEVSMQETPMHLREKSHDGHLKSDSYESECGINIDLNINNHLIAKEIEHNTVSAASTGVFGETGEEKSLPVSETEQCTVLVTCSGVSGTDVEGTLSSTGPFALESDGKGTIELTTAPAFSSVNKYDVEVSLATQDTEHDMVISTSPSGGSEADIEGPLPAKDIHLDLPSNNNLISRDAEGPLPIRESDQAMAVLSPKESGEDKEVPPPTEEVRPDSGFPTNIEDINEADLVRPLLPKDMERLANLRAGIEGPLLPSEVERDKSAASPVVVSIAERASESSSEEKDDYEIFVKVKDTHEKSKKNKNRDKGEKEKKRDSSLRSRSKRSKSSEHKRKRTSESRSRARKRSSKSKSHRSQTRSRSRSRRRRRSSRSRSKSRGRRSVSKEKRKRSPKHRSKSRERKRKRSSSRDNRKTVRARSRTPSRRSRSHTPSRRRRSRSVGRRRSFSISPSRRSRTPSRRSRTPSRRSRTPSRRSRTPSRRSRTPSRRSRTPSRRSRTPSRRSRTPSRRRRSRSVVRRRSFSISPVRLRRSRTPLRRRFSRSPIRRKRSRSSERGRSPKRLTDLDKAQLLEIAKANAAAMCAKAGVPLPPNLKPAPPPSIEEKVAKKSGGATIEELTEKCKQIAQSKEDDDVIVNKPHVSDEEDEEPPFYHHPFKLSEPKPIFFNLNIAAAKPTPPKSQVTLTKEFPVSSGSQHRKKEADSVYGEWVPVEKNGEENKDDDNVFSSNLPSEGRVKRQGRVKRQMKQPAASHLTVTRCNSLCGTKPQSEKHRIAENSVITSLPNIGPSLHLWEGSPRYNYLASRFASRLYSSRFWW from the exons TGGAAGGAGTGAAGGCCAGCTTAATGGTGAAACAAACACACCTATTGAAGGAAACCAGGCAGGTGATGCTGCTGCTTCTGCCAGGAACCTACCAAATGAAGAAATAGTGCAGAAGATAGAAGAAGTACTTTCTGGAGTTTTAGATACAGAACTACGGTATAAACCAG ACTTGAAGGAGGCCTCCAGAAAAAGTAAATGTGTATCCGTACAAACAGATCCTACTGATGAAATTCCTACCAAAAAGTCAAAGAAGcataaaaagcacaaaaataaaaagaagaaaaagaagaaagaaaaggaaaaaaaatataaaaaacagccAGAAGACTCTGAGTCAAAGCCGAAATCTCATCATGATGGGAACATAGATTTAGAGTCTGATTCCTTTTTGAAGTTTGATTCTGAGCCTTCAGCGATGGCACTGGAGCATCCTGTAAGAGCATTTGACCTACCTGAGATCAGTGAGTCTCCTGCATTTATGCTAGAACCTCCAGCAATAGCAATGGTAGTATCAGAGCCACACATCTTTGAAACTCTGAATCCAGCTACCAAAACTGCTGATTTGTCGGTTGCATCCACATCAGTCATCTCGGAGCATTCAGATGAGTCTGTGGCAGTAACGCTGGAACCATCCATGACCAAGATTTTGGATTCTTTTCCAACAGCACCAGTGCCTGCTACAGCAGCAGTACTGAAGTCATCTGAGCCAATTGTAACGTCAGTGGATTATCAGATGAAGGCTGTGCTGAAACCATTGGAGAGCACATCTCCAGAGACATCAAAGATGTTGGTAGAGCCTCCAGTAGCAAAAGTGCTAGAGCCGTCAGAAACCTTTGTAGTATCATCGGAGACATCTACAGAGGTGCACCCTGAGCCCAGCACATCTACAGCAGTGGGTTTTCCAGAGTCATCTGTAACTGAAGTGCTCAGATTGCCGGAGCAGCCTGTAGAAGTACCGCCAGAGATTGCAGATTCATCCATGACAAGACCACAAGAGTTGCTGGAGTTGCCTCAGACCACAGCGTTGGAGGTGCCGGAGTCGTCGGTGGCCTCAGCCATGGAGTTGCCGGGGCCACCTTCGACCTCTATGCTGGAGTTGCAGGGGCCCCCTGTGACTCCAGTGCTGGAGTTACCTGGGCCCTCTGCTACCCTGGTGCCAGAGTTGCCAGGGGCCCCTTCTACCCCAGTGCCTGAGTTGCCAGGGCCCCCTGCGACTGCAGTGCCTGAGTTGCCGGGGCCCTCTGTTACACCAGTGCCACAGTTGCCGCAGGAATTGCCAGGGCTCCCATCACCATCCATGGGGTTGGAGCCACCACAGGAGGTGCCAGAACCACCTGTGATGGCACAGGAGTTGCCAGTGTTGCCTGTGGTGACAGCGGCAGTAGAGTTGCCAGGGCAGCCTGCAGTAACAGTCGCAATGGAGTTGACCGAACAACCTGTGACGACGACAGAGTTGGAGCAGCCTTTGGGGATGACAGCGGTGGAACATCCTGGGCAGCCTGAGGTGACAACGGCATCAGGGTTGCTGGGGCAGCCTGAGGCAACGATGGTGCTGGAGTTGCCAGGACAACCAGTGGCAACGACAGCACTGGAGTTGCCGGGGCAGCCTTCGGTGACCGGGGTGCTAGAGTTGCCAGGGCTGCCCTCAGCAACTAGGGCGCTGGAGTTGTCAGGGCAGCCTGTGGCAACTGGGGCACTGGAGTTGCCTGGGCAGCTCATGGCAGCTGGGGCACTAGAGTACTCGGGGCAGTCTGGGGCAGCTGGCGCATTGGAGCTTTTGGGGCAGCCTTTGGCAACAGGGGTGCTGGAGTTGCCAGGGCAGCCTGGGGCGCCAGAGTTGCCCGGGCAGCCTGTGGCAACTGTGGCGCTGGAGATCTCTGTTCAGTCTGTCGTGACAACATCGGAGCTGTCAACGATGACCGTGTCGCAGTCCCTGGAGGTGCCCTCGACGACAGCGCTGGAATCCTATAATACGGTAGCACAGGAGCTGCCTACTACATTAGTGGGGGAGACTTCTGTAACAGTAGGAGTGGATCCCTTGATGGCCCAAGAATCCCATATGTTAGCTTCTAACACCATGGAGACCCATATGTTAGCGTCCAACACCATGGACTCCCAAATGCTAGCGTCCAACACCATGGACTCCCAGATGCTAGCGTCCAACACCATGGACTCCCAGATGTTAGCCTCTAGCACCATGGACTCCCAGATGTTAGCCTCTAGCACCATGGACTCCCAGATGTTAGCCTCTAGCTCCATGGACTCCCAGATGTTAGCAACCAGCACCATGGACTCCCAGATGTTAGCAACCAGCTCCATGGACTCCCAGATGTTAGCAACCAGTTCCATGGACTCCCAGATGTTAGCAACCAGCTCCATGGACTCCCAGATGTTAGCAACCAGCTCCATGGACTCCCAGATGTTAGCAACCAGCACCATGGACTCCCAGATGTTAGCAACCAGCACCATGGACTCCCAGATGTTAGCAACTAGCTCAATGGATTCCCAGATGTTAGCATCTGGTACTATGGACTCGCAAATGTTGGCCTCCGGCACCATGGATGCTCAGATGTTAGCGTCTGGTACCATGGATGCCCAGATGTTAGCTTCTAGCTCCCAAGATTCTGCTATGTTGGGTTCAAAATCTCCAGATCCCTATAGGTTAGCTCAGGATCCTTACAGGTTAGCTCAAGATGCCTACAGGTTAGGTCATGACCCATATAGGTTAGGTCATGATGCCTATAGGTTAGGGCAGGACCCCTATAGATTAGGTCATGACCCCTATAGACTAACTCCTGATCCCTATAGGATGTCGCCTAGACCCTATAGGATAGCACCCAGGTCCTACAGAATAGCACCAAGGCCATATAGGTTAGCACCTAGACCCCTGATGTTAGCATCTAGACGTTCTATGATGATGTCCTATGCTGCAGAGCGTTCTATGATGTCATCTTATGAACGCTCTATGATGTCTTATGAGCGGTCTATGATGTCCCCTATGGCTGAGCGCTCTATGATGTCAGCTTATGAGCGCTCTATGATGTCGGCCTATGAACGCTCTATGATGTCCCCTATGGCTGAGCGCTCTATGATGTCAGCTTATGAACGCTCTATGATGTCAGCTTATGAGCGCTCCATGATGTCCCCAATGGCTGACCGATCTATGATGTCCATGGGTGCCGACCGGTCTATGATGTCGTCATACTCTGCTGCTGACCGGTCTATGATGTCATCGTACTCTGCAGCTGATCGATCTATGATGTCATCTTACACTGCTGATCGTTCAATGATGTCTATGGCAGCTGATTCTTATACGGATTCTTATACTGACACATATACTGAGGCATATATGGTGCCACCTTTGCCTCCCGAAGAGCCCCCTACAATGCCGCCATTGCCACCTGAGGAGCCACCAATGACACCACCATTGCCTCCTGAGGAACCGCCAGAGGGTCCAGCTTTACCAACTGAGCAGTCAGCATTAGCAACTGAAAATACCTGGCCTACTGAGGTGCCAGCCTTACCTCCTGAAGAGTCAGTAACCCTGCCTGAGCCTCCTGTGAGTCAAAGTGAGAGTTCGGAGCCTTCTGTGGTACCTGCTAATTATTCAGTTTCAACATCAGAACCCTCAATGTTAGTATCAGAGGCTACTGTGGCTGTTCCAGAACCACCACTAGAGCCAGAATCTTCAGTAATACTTGCAGAGTCTGCTGTAGTACCAGAAGAACGTGAAATTGTTCTAGAGACACCAATGTCTGAAACTCCCATAATGTCAGCTGAAACAACTATGTTACCATCAGATCCTCCTATTATGTCAGAGATGGCAGAACCCCTTGATTCCATGCAAGCTTCAGGACAAGCTGTTTCACAGTTAACTATATCCCTGCAAGAACCAGCAGTAGCTATTCCAGAGCCAGTGCAGAGCACTGTGGAGCAGCCAGCCACAGCTATCTCAGAGCCACCAGTTGTGGTTGCTTTGGAGCCACCAGCCTTGGCTGTCCCAGAGCCACCGGCCGTGGCTGCCCTGGTGCCACCGGTTGTGGCTGTCTCGGAGTCCCCAGAGCCACCAGCTGGGGCTGTCCCGGAGATCCCGGCTGTGGCTCTCCTGGAGCCGCGGGCCATGGCTGAGTCAGAGCGTGTTATTGTGCCAGTTGTTTCTGCCCTGGAGCCGCCTACCCTGCATATCCTGGAGCCAGCAGTGTCGGTCCTTCAGCCTGCTATGATTGTGTCAGAACCATCTGTTTCTGTTCAAGAATCCACTGTGACAATTTCAGAGCCTGCTGTTACTGTCTCAAAACAGATTCAAATAATATCAACTGAGATGGTTTTGGAGTCTACGCCAATGATACTGGAGTCTAGTGTTATGGCCACATCTCACATTATAAGAGGAGTGAATTTAATATCTGGCCATCCTAATCTTGCTCCAGAAGTTAGCATGCAGGAGACTCCCATGCATTTAAGAGAAAAGTCACATGATGGACATTTGAAGAGTGACTCTTATGAAAGTGAATGTGGTATAAATATAGACCTTAATATAAATAATCATTTAATTGCTAAAGAGATAGAACATAATACAGTGTCTGCTGCCAGTACTGGTGTTTTTGGTGAAACTGGTGAAGAGAAAAGTTTGCCCGTCAGTGAGACTGAACAGTGCACAGTATTGGTTACCTGTTCTGGTGTTAGTGGAACTGATGTAGAAGGAACTCTGTCTTCTACTGGTCCTTTTGCTCTTGAATCTGATGGAAAAGGAACTATTGAACTTACCACAGCACCTGCTTTCAGTTCAGTTAACAAATATGATGTTGAAGTATCTTTAGCTACACAAGATACAGAACATGACATGGTAATTTCCACCAGCCCCAGTGGTGGTAGTGAAGCTGACATAGAGGGACCTTTACCTGCTAAAGACATTCATCTTGACTTACCATCTAACAATAACCTTATTAGCAGGGATGCAGAAGGACCATTACCTATTAGAGAGAGTGACCAGGCAATGGCAGTTCTCAGCCCTAAAGAAAGTGGAGAAGACAAAGAGGTACCTCCTCCCACTGAAGAGGTACGGCCTGATTCAGGGTTTCCTACCAATATCGAGGATATTAATGAAGCAGATTTAGTAAGACCATTACTTCCTAAGGACATGGAACGTCTTGCAAACCTTAGAGCTGGTATTGAAGGCCCTTTACTTCCAAGTGAAGTTGAACGTGACAAATCTGCTGCCAGTCCAGTTGTAGTAAGTATAGCAGAAAGAGCTTCAGAGTCATCTTCAGAGGAAAAAGATGATTATGAAATTTTTGTAAAAGTTAAGgacacacatgaaaaaagcaagaaaaataagaaCCGTGATAAaggtgagaaagagaagaaaagggactCTTCATTAAGATCTCGAAGTAAGCGTTCCAAGTCCTCTGAACACAAACGCAAGCGTACCAGTGAATCTCGTTCTAGGGCAAGGAAGAGATCATCTAAGTCCAAGTCTCATCGCTCCCAAACACGTTCTCGGTCACGTTCAAGACGCAGGAGAAGGAGCAGCAGGTCAAGATCAAAGTCTAGAGGAAGGCGGTCCGTATCAAAAGAGAAGCGTAAAAGATCTCCAAAGCACAGATCCAAgtccagggaaagaaaaagaaaaagatcaagcTCGAGGGATAACCGGAAAACAGTTAGAGCTCGAAGTCGCACCCCAAGTCGTCGAAGTCGGAGTCACACTCCAAGTCGTCGGAGAAGGTCTAGATCTGTTGGTAGAAGGAGGAGTTTTAGCATTTCCCCGAGCCGACGGAGCCGTACCCCAAGCCGACGGAGCCGTACCCCGAGCCGACGGAGCCGCACCCCGAGCCGTAGGAGCCGCACCCCGAGCCGACGGAGCCGCACCCCGAGCCGACGGAGCCGCACCCCGAGCCGACGGAGCCGTACACCGAGCCGACGGAGCCGAACCCCGAGCCGGCGGAGAAGATCAAGGTCTGTGGTAAGAAGACGAAGCTTTAGTATATCACCGGTCAGATTAAGGCGATCACGAACACCCTTGAGAAGAAGGTTTAGCAGGTCTCCTATCCGTCGTAAACGGTCCAGGTCTTCTGAAAGAGGCAGATCCCCTAAACGTCTGACAGATTTGG aTAAGGCTCAATTACTTGAAATAGCCAAAGCTAATGCAGCTGCCATGTGTGCTAAGGCTGGTGTTCCTTTACCGCCAAACCTAAAACCTGCGCCTCCACCCTCAATAGAAGAAAAAGTTGCTAAAAAGTCAGGAGGGGCTACTATAGAAGAACTAACTGAG